The following are encoded in a window of Flavobacterium psychrotrophum genomic DNA:
- a CDS encoding DUF7619 domain-containing protein — translation MKRILLMFLCILATIKSSAQVTAYQAPNIAQCGYEIFDLTVQDDIIRGNQDPENYSVTYHTTNSNAQTGVSPIANPSAYIGISQETIYARLINNITGEFAISFFQLIITTGPNVGTFSNISVCTFYNLPALSVGNYYTGPQGTGAVIPVGTAITTTQTIYVYASTTTCSSQASFVVTVIPSIRLDSFSNIVACGSYTLPALTNGNYYTGPGGTGTSLFAGTSITASMTLYIYASNGICSNERSFTITIGAGSNDFQDVNSCWPYTLPDLETGEYRTAPNGGGTVIPVGTVINSTQTIYVYNSENSGCWADVHFTVHVGSSDNVLPPNPLTVCDINNDGIGTFNLEIAAQEFLLHNPQVTDIAFYLTQAGAQTQTNAIQNTQAFVGVEIYEITIYIGFLYDNCLGYLPLQLLVIPCEGSSTLTGIVTLDDEGNGCDDGDNPVAGIMVSYNSGNYVFNTFTDANGTYTFNNVGEGNVTVWIQNINGQGFTASPTNVTLHLPEDATVNNFCISVPAPYSDVATYIIPALQAVAGFPAGYYVAATNYGTTTVSGVINLTYNGALVSNPVTTGATQSGNTLAWTYNNLAPYQTIYKYVSFTVAVPPIVNSGTILSYTATITPVNSDINLDNNAYAFNQVAVNSYDPNDITVHEGRYITETQAEGFLTYTIRFQNTGSANAQNIKVSLPLDENLDWSTFQPIGSSHVYRANRSAEGLDFVFDGIQLPFEDANEPASHGFVSFRIKPLQTVGLGDSMQETANIYFDFNEAIVTNTAITTVQNTAGITDFGKRGIKLYPNPANNNVTIQLENAQQAEIIIADVLGKTVLYTKMEAQSKVIDVTSLKAGMYFVTTKSNAGTTTQKLVKK, via the coding sequence ATGAAACGAATTTTACTCATGTTTTTGTGTATTCTTGCTACAATTAAAAGTAGTGCACAGGTAACTGCCTACCAAGCACCCAATATAGCACAATGCGGGTATGAAATTTTTGATCTTACGGTTCAGGATGACATCATCAGGGGGAATCAGGATCCTGAAAATTATTCTGTTACATACCATACTACAAACAGTAATGCCCAGACTGGGGTAAGCCCTATTGCTAATCCTTCAGCTTATATTGGTATTTCTCAGGAAACCATATACGCAAGGCTTATAAATAATATTACCGGAGAATTTGCAATATCTTTTTTCCAGCTTATTATTACTACGGGGCCAAACGTAGGGACTTTCAGCAATATATCAGTATGTACATTTTATAATTTACCTGCACTTAGTGTAGGCAATTATTATACCGGCCCACAGGGTACCGGTGCTGTTATACCGGTGGGTACAGCAATTACAACTACGCAGACTATTTATGTTTATGCCAGTACTACTACATGCAGTTCGCAGGCGAGTTTTGTGGTAACGGTTATTCCGTCGATACGTCTTGATAGTTTTAGTAATATTGTAGCCTGTGGTTCATACACACTGCCTGCTCTTACTAATGGTAACTATTATACAGGCCCGGGCGGAACAGGTACTTCGCTTTTTGCCGGGACATCTATAACGGCTTCTATGACACTGTATATATATGCCAGTAATGGTATTTGCAGTAACGAGCGGAGTTTTACCATAACTATAGGTGCTGGTTCTAATGATTTTCAGGATGTAAACTCTTGCTGGCCTTACACACTACCTGATTTAGAAACGGGCGAATACCGCACAGCGCCAAACGGTGGGGGTACTGTTATACCTGTTGGTACGGTAATAAATAGTACACAAACCATTTACGTTTATAATTCTGAAAATAGTGGCTGTTGGGCTGATGTGCACTTTACGGTACATGTAGGTTCATCAGATAATGTTTTGCCTCCAAATCCATTAACAGTATGCGATATTAATAACGATGGCATAGGTACTTTTAATCTTGAAATTGCTGCACAGGAGTTTTTACTGCACAATCCGCAGGTAACAGATATTGCTTTTTACCTGACGCAGGCGGGTGCCCAGACGCAAACAAATGCAATACAAAACACACAGGCATTTGTGGGCGTAGAAATATATGAGATAACAATATACATTGGCTTTTTGTACGATAATTGCCTAGGATACCTGCCGCTTCAACTATTGGTAATACCCTGCGAAGGATCTTCAACGCTTACAGGCATAGTTACACTTGATGATGAAGGCAACGGCTGTGATGACGGCGATAATCCGGTTGCCGGTATAATGGTAAGCTACAATAGTGGTAACTATGTGTTTAATACTTTTACCGATGCTAATGGGACTTACACTTTTAATAATGTTGGAGAAGGTAACGTAACTGTATGGATACAGAACATAAACGGACAGGGCTTTACAGCCAGCCCGACAAATGTAACACTGCATCTTCCGGAAGATGCTACGGTAAACAATTTTTGTATCAGCGTGCCGGCACCGTATAGTGATGTAGCTACATATATTATTCCTGCATTACAGGCAGTTGCGGGATTTCCGGCAGGATATTATGTAGCGGCTACTAATTATGGTACCACAACCGTAAGTGGTGTTATAAACCTTACTTACAACGGTGCGCTTGTAAGCAACCCTGTTACCACGGGCGCTACACAAAGTGGTAATACACTTGCGTGGACATACAATAACCTGGCTCCTTACCAAACCATTTATAAATATGTTTCGTTTACCGTAGCAGTACCGCCTATTGTAAATAGCGGAACAATACTAAGCTATACTGCAACAATAACACCTGTAAACAGCGATATTAACCTCGATAATAATGCATATGCATTTAATCAGGTGGCTGTAAATTCTTATGACCCTAATGATATCACTGTACACGAAGGCAGGTATATTACCGAAACACAGGCTGAAGGATTCCTGACGTATACGATACGTTTCCAAAATACGGGTTCTGCCAATGCACAGAATATAAAGGTTAGCCTGCCGCTTGATGAAAACCTTGACTGGAGTACCTTTCAGCCTATTGGCAGCAGCCATGTGTATAGGGCAAACCGTTCTGCTGAGGGATTAGATTTTGTTTTTGATGGTATTCAACTACCTTTTGAAGATGCTAATGAGCCAGCCAGCCATGGTTTTGTAAGCTTTAGGATCAAGCCTTTACAAACAGTAGGGCTGGGCGATTCTATGCAGGAGACTGCTAATATTTACTTTGATTTTAATGAGGCTATTGTAACGAATACTGCCATTACAACGGTTCAAAATACTGCGGGTATTACAGATTTTGGCAAGAGAGGTATTAAACTGTATCCTAACCCGGCTAATAACAACGTTACCATACAATTAGAAAATGCACAACAGGCAGAGATAATTATAGCAGATGTTTTAGGGAAAACTGTGTTGTATACAAAAATGGAAGCGCAAAGTAAAGTAATAGATGTAACATCATTAAAAGCAGGAATGTACTTTGTAACTACAAAAAGCAACGCAGGAACAACTACCCAGAAACTGGTAAAGAAATAG
- the lysA gene encoding diaminopimelate decarboxylase, whose translation MEAKQLVKLAEEFGSPLYVYDAEKIQSQYNKLEKAFSKVSSLRINYAVKALSNISVLKLLKQMGSGLDTVSIQEVRLGLLAGYAPERIIYTPNGVSMEEIEEVATLGVQINIDNLSILEQFGAKHPTTPVCIRINPHVMAGGNSNISVGHIDSKFGISIHQMPHLLRIVENTGMHINGIHMHTGSDILDIEVFLYAAEILFETALHFKELEFVDFGSGFKVAYKKDDIHTDIEELGKKLGKRFNAFCTEYGRDLTLCFEPGKFLVSEAGYFLAKVNVVKQTTSTVFASIDSGFNHLIRPMLYGSYHQIENVTNPKGKERFYSVVGYICETDTFASNRRIAEIKEGDLLCFRNAGAYCFSMSSNYNSRIRPAEVLWYEGKGHLIRERETFEDIIRNQVILDFEPAQPVAVTI comes from the coding sequence ATGGAAGCGAAACAGTTAGTTAAATTAGCTGAAGAATTTGGAAGCCCGCTCTATGTGTACGATGCGGAAAAAATACAATCTCAATACAACAAGCTCGAAAAGGCATTTAGCAAGGTATCAAGCCTGCGTATAAACTATGCTGTAAAAGCACTTAGCAATATATCTGTACTTAAGTTACTAAAACAAATGGGCTCAGGCCTTGATACGGTTTCTATACAGGAAGTACGCCTTGGACTTCTGGCAGGCTATGCTCCCGAAAGGATTATTTATACACCAAATGGCGTTTCTATGGAAGAAATAGAAGAAGTAGCCACATTAGGTGTACAAATAAATATAGACAACCTGTCTATACTGGAGCAGTTTGGTGCCAAGCATCCTACTACACCGGTTTGCATTCGCATTAACCCACATGTTATGGCTGGCGGAAACAGTAACATATCTGTAGGTCATATAGACAGTAAATTTGGTATCAGTATCCACCAGATGCCACACCTTTTGCGCATTGTAGAAAATACAGGTATGCATATTAACGGCATCCATATGCACACGGGTTCTGATATACTTGACATTGAAGTATTTCTTTATGCTGCCGAAATTTTATTTGAAACGGCATTACACTTTAAAGAACTTGAGTTTGTAGACTTTGGTAGTGGCTTTAAAGTAGCCTATAAAAAAGATGATATCCATACCGATATCGAAGAACTGGGGAAAAAACTAGGGAAGCGCTTTAATGCGTTTTGTACCGAATATGGCCGTGATCTAACGCTTTGCTTTGAGCCTGGTAAATTTTTAGTGAGTGAAGCAGGTTACTTTCTTGCAAAGGTTAATGTGGTAAAACAAACTACGTCTACCGTTTTTGCAAGTATCGACTCAGGCTTTAACCACCTTATACGCCCTATGCTTTATGGCTCATACCACCAGATAGAAAATGTTACAAATCCTAAAGGCAAGGAACGTTTTTATAGTGTGGTAGGATACATCTGCGAAACCGATACGTTTGCCAGCAACCGTCGCATTGCCGAAATTAAAGAAGGCGACCTGCTGTGTTTCCGCAATGCCGGGGCATACTGTTTTTCTATGTCAAGCAACTATAACTCCAGGATACGCCCAGCCGAAGTACTTTGGTACGAAGGCAAAGGCCATCTTATAAGGGAACGCGAAACTTTTGAAGACATCATCCGCAACCAGGTCATCCTCGATTTCGAGCCTGCACAGCCTGTTGCCGTTACCATTTAG
- a CDS encoding T9SS type B sorting domain-containing protein — MFKSLKRSKALSIILLFCAGSVFSQSPGGVNAGLTGWFRSTSSAGTATTDPVLLNNTADNRVRSWTSSGGTNAGTYALTQTTTSRMPVYTPTNTPIANFNFNPFIQFSSGNNTMLSNTDGTAADLMATQGSAFVVVNTYANINPKNTALTYSRSNRWQFKPSFRTQSGNGVSGSTGDYYNAAPYPGGQNTTSYPETAGIILLGKGISTSTTSNEFSAKRNGDIANITNRFDPVYNPSVSAGFFVGSNNGSELFSGGVAEVITYNVNLSDADVNKVESYLAVKYGVTLTTGQSSTNWNYTAPNGSIFWATDNAFKFNVTGIGRDDVSGLYQKQSKSVHNNNLITVYNKSAAGVFPLSNAINSTTIDASASYFMTADDGMGNNVLLGECVNRIARTWKVQKTGSITDVTIAAAKAELPANTKYLVVSSTPAFLANDITIYDLDDTGTILYKNVNIPTGYYFTFGLEHTVMAVPTTVGCGTTYTTLGATGIGTWTADSSNPGTSIITSPLTNGTQIHGFTVPGVYKYNWGTPTCFKSISITFTGAEPPSPTVTDITYCQHQTAVPLTASVDAGNTLVWYDVAGNSYPSITPDTSLAGTFTYYVEQQNALGCPSVPAPLVVTVGTGQAPVTGFTLPSNACVSATADVLPTPATGFTTGGTFTAGTGLTINATTGAITPSTSTPGSYTVTYTIAPDPGNCIIGGTDSATITIDAAPALTAPAAQTLCDDDYDGIAVFNLTTAATQALNGQTGYTVSYHSSLNGAQTNTDVITPSAPGAYPSATQTVYIRVIDAANSTNCYGVTQVQLTVNPRPAIPVIQNYVLCDDPATTGNVATFDLTTKDAEATAGVSGLTVSYYASQPDAEAGTTPLVGTATYNNTSSPQIVWVRVQNAQGCYSTGSFSLIVNPLPVVNPATTPYSLCDDGTGRATFTLSAKNNEITNNNTGYTVRYYATQLLAEGGATGTELANSYYSATTTIYARVQDATTNCYVVTPLQLQALSSPTLSPVAGLDVCEDGRTGSGTFNLIPAGAAVVNNQAGYTATFYTSQAFADAGGTAGQISSPGTYSSTGGTVYIRVVATGVTGNCYSVGQVILTVNPRPVINPIQDIVLCDDTAPALDGKEVFDLTSRNTQATSDPTDVVTYYRSNSDAQLDQNAIISPASYQNETRDRQQVWVRVETIHGCYDVGSFTLIVNPLPLADLSSPIFYACEETPGEGLFYFDRLDPVMMGGQAGYTALYYENQADAVPGNANFITVNPYLSVNKTIYALVTNTATGCSVVAPAQLEVQPAPIAPNPTDLEECDFNNDNVTTFNLQDALDEIQAAMGGTVTLTIHETSADANYQNGTNPITTHLNDYTNIEAQTTGGIQTLYIRVNSATTSCFDVVPLRLVVHPVPEATDPLEDYALCDNGASDTDGQAIFDLTSYQAIVLNTMNPAQFTVTYHTGLSSAQLGTPAIATPGTHTSATATVYIRVTNNATGCYDIVPLNLVVNPLPVVTNPTPLVLCDEHNSGDEVEEFDLTAKTDEITGGVNGLTTTFHTNLADAESGTGAIPNPETYENTGSPAVQPIFVRVTDNVTGCYRIVLLDIRVEPLPVLVSPTLDELTICDTNGSGYGNIDLDALVANMVNNGVGLTVAFYRTQDDAERGNNPILNTSDYENVTPGSQVLYVVATNTVTGCRSIVYPITIIITRAPIAVTLTDLTDCDDEDSDNTDHRRVFDLTQKDAEVYTQTGVAPGSYTIEYFTSEVNAQAGAPRITTPQSYRGTDGEQVWVRVSVPGTDCYQVSSFELHVNAPQELATPTVLMLCDEALPNDGKTAFDLTAMNDYILTPTGIGESNIVEYFEDSAYTSLISPASAYTNTSNPQTVFVRVTTPQGCESYSSVTLRVVPRPTPNIAPTPLELCDTNDANLGDGIEVFNLDLAKRNILGGDTQSQVAYYTTEAAAEAGDITAAEYIGTPTAYTSVTPWNDTVYVRVTRTDTQPGAPGCAEVVALPLIVNPLPPVYDSTGVVPLYAICNDPTTGFETFNLIGHITDLLTTAGVNPTDYAIRFYKDMAAYTAGTALPHNYTNVTAGHQQILVHVTDNTTRCEILTTLELYAEQAAVANPVTSPANSPMVECDYDGTNDGFTAFDLTPAGAEVLGTQNPAQYTLGYYTSQAAAEAGDITAAEYIATPAAFTNTVYLGQTIWVRVTNTSTFSPCYAVTSFNIRVSLLPTPNITSEDNDDTLCVEYSSGNVNKPVYLHAGDTTAGNTYQWYLNGTAVTTNGTSERYTATEEGLYTVEVWNADSCISDAVAPFEVFLSGPAEIINTGYVVSNAFGDNQTVTVLVQGYGDYQYSLAPEDADGNATPLGPWQNSNVFTNVPLGFFTVYVRDANTLEINPCDMLRIPGVSVVDYPKYFTPNGDGINDYWNIIGLQGTGARIFIFDRYGKLIKQLSPDSRTDKGQGWDGTYNGNPLPSDDYWFTVEFNENGHARTFKAHFAMKR, encoded by the coding sequence ATGTTTAAGTCATTAAAGCGTTCAAAAGCTTTGTCAATAATACTGCTATTTTGCGCAGGAAGTGTCTTTTCGCAGTCGCCAGGCGGTGTTAATGCCGGCCTTACAGGTTGGTTTAGGTCAACCAGCAGTGCAGGTACCGCTACTACTGATCCCGTTTTATTAAACAATACAGCAGATAATCGTGTCCGTTCCTGGACAAGCAGCGGAGGTACTAATGCAGGTACATATGCCCTAACACAGACAACAACTTCGCGTATGCCTGTGTATACGCCAACAAATACTCCTATTGCTAACTTTAACTTTAACCCGTTTATCCAGTTTAGCAGTGGTAATAATACCATGTTATCTAATACAGATGGCACCGCGGCAGACCTTATGGCTACGCAGGGTTCGGCATTTGTCGTAGTAAATACATACGCTAATATCAACCCAAAAAATACGGCTCTTACCTATTCCAGGTCAAACCGCTGGCAGTTCAAGCCCAGTTTCCGCACCCAGTCTGGTAATGGCGTATCAGGCAGCACCGGAGATTACTATAATGCCGCACCATATCCGGGCGGTCAAAATACTACATCATATCCTGAAACTGCAGGAATCATCCTTTTAGGTAAGGGTATAAGTACAAGCACTACTTCAAACGAATTCAGCGCGAAGCGCAATGGTGATATCGCAAACATCACAAACAGGTTTGATCCTGTTTATAATCCTTCTGTCTCCGCAGGTTTTTTTGTGGGAAGTAATAACGGAAGCGAATTATTTAGTGGAGGAGTTGCAGAGGTAATTACATATAACGTAAACCTTTCTGACGCAGATGTTAATAAGGTTGAGTCATATCTTGCTGTAAAATATGGCGTAACCCTAACTACCGGGCAATCGTCAACAAATTGGAATTATACAGCACCCAATGGCAGTATATTTTGGGCAACAGATAATGCTTTTAAATTTAATGTTACCGGCATAGGTAGAGATGATGTTTCCGGGCTTTACCAAAAGCAATCTAAATCAGTACATAACAATAACCTTATAACTGTTTATAATAAAAGTGCTGCGGGTGTTTTTCCTCTTTCAAATGCTATAAACAGCACTACCATAGATGCGTCAGCATCTTATTTTATGACAGCAGATGATGGAATGGGGAATAATGTTCTTCTTGGCGAATGTGTAAACCGAATTGCAAGAACATGGAAAGTACAAAAAACCGGTAGCATTACTGATGTAACCATAGCTGCAGCTAAAGCAGAGCTACCTGCAAATACAAAATATCTTGTTGTGTCATCAACTCCTGCTTTTTTGGCTAATGACATAACCATTTATGATTTAGATGATACAGGAACAATACTATATAAAAATGTAAATATACCTACGGGTTACTATTTTACTTTTGGGTTAGAGCATACCGTTATGGCTGTTCCTACTACAGTTGGGTGTGGTACTACCTATACAACTTTAGGTGCCACAGGTATAGGTACATGGACAGCCGACAGTAGTAACCCCGGAACTTCGATTATAACGAGTCCTTTAACAAATGGTACGCAGATTCATGGTTTTACAGTGCCCGGAGTTTATAAGTATAATTGGGGTACACCTACTTGTTTTAAAAGCATTTCAATAACATTTACAGGAGCTGAACCTCCTTCGCCTACAGTAACAGACATTACATATTGCCAGCACCAGACGGCTGTTCCTTTGACGGCTAGTGTAGATGCTGGTAATACACTGGTTTGGTATGACGTAGCAGGTAACAGCTATCCGAGCATTACTCCGGATACGAGTCTGGCGGGTACTTTTACATATTATGTAGAGCAGCAAAACGCACTAGGCTGCCCAAGTGTCCCTGCACCATTGGTTGTCACCGTAGGTACAGGCCAGGCACCTGTTACGGGTTTCACATTGCCATCTAATGCGTGTGTTTCGGCCACTGCAGATGTGTTACCAACACCTGCTACGGGCTTTACAACAGGCGGAACCTTCACGGCAGGTACAGGCCTTACGATCAACGCCACCACAGGTGCAATCACCCCGTCAACAAGCACGCCGGGCAGCTATACGGTAACCTATACGATAGCCCCAGACCCTGGTAACTGTATTATAGGAGGTACAGATTCGGCAACGATCACCATCGATGCAGCCCCTGCGCTCACAGCGCCAGCAGCACAAACGCTTTGCGATGACGATTATGATGGCATTGCGGTCTTCAATTTAACCACGGCAGCTACCCAGGCGCTAAACGGTCAGACAGGCTATACGGTAAGCTACCACAGCAGCCTTAACGGCGCACAAACCAATACCGATGTAATTACACCATCAGCCCCGGGAGCCTATCCATCGGCCACCCAGACGGTTTACATCCGTGTCATAGACGCTGCAAACAGTACCAACTGCTACGGGGTAACACAGGTACAGCTAACGGTAAACCCAAGGCCTGCGATCCCTGTCATACAAAACTATGTATTGTGCGATGACCCGGCAACCACGGGCAATGTAGCCACGTTTGACCTGACCACGAAAGACGCGGAAGCCACGGCAGGTGTAAGCGGACTCACGGTAAGCTACTACGCGAGCCAACCGGATGCTGAAGCCGGCACCACACCACTTGTGGGTACTGCTACCTATAACAATACAAGTTCACCACAGATAGTATGGGTGCGCGTGCAAAATGCACAAGGCTGCTACAGTACAGGCTCTTTCAGCCTTATCGTCAACCCGCTTCCGGTGGTCAACCCGGCCACGACGCCGTATTCATTATGCGATGACGGCACGGGTAGGGCTACCTTTACACTGTCTGCAAAAAACAATGAGATAACCAATAATAATACAGGCTACACGGTACGCTACTACGCCACGCAACTGCTTGCAGAGGGTGGAGCTACAGGTACCGAGCTTGCCAACAGCTACTATAGCGCTACCACAACAATCTATGCCCGTGTGCAGGATGCTACCACAAACTGTTATGTTGTAACACCATTACAATTGCAGGCACTGTCAAGCCCAACGCTAAGCCCCGTTGCAGGCCTAGATGTCTGCGAAGACGGCAGGACAGGCTCCGGCACGTTCAACCTTATTCCTGCGGGTGCCGCGGTTGTCAACAACCAGGCAGGCTATACAGCTACCTTTTACACTAGCCAGGCCTTCGCCGATGCAGGCGGTACAGCAGGCCAGATCAGCAGCCCGGGTACCTACAGCAGCACAGGTGGCACGGTGTACATCAGGGTAGTAGCCACAGGAGTGACAGGCAACTGTTATTCGGTAGGGCAGGTAATTCTGACGGTAAACCCACGCCCGGTGATCAACCCAATCCAGGATATAGTACTTTGCGACGACACTGCCCCTGCATTAGACGGCAAGGAAGTGTTTGACCTTACGAGCCGTAATACGCAGGCTACGAGCGACCCTACGGACGTTGTAACCTACTACAGGAGCAACAGCGATGCGCAGCTTGACCAGAATGCGATCATCTCACCTGCGAGCTACCAGAATGAAACCCGTGACAGGCAACAGGTATGGGTTAGAGTAGAAACAATACACGGCTGTTATGATGTAGGGAGTTTTACCCTGATCGTTAACCCGCTACCATTAGCGGATTTAAGCAGCCCAATTTTCTACGCGTGTGAAGAAACCCCGGGTGAAGGCTTGTTCTATTTTGACAGGTTAGACCCTGTAATGATGGGCGGGCAGGCCGGTTATACGGCACTGTACTATGAAAACCAGGCCGATGCGGTACCTGGCAATGCGAACTTCATTACGGTCAACCCGTACCTTTCGGTAAACAAAACGATCTATGCCTTGGTAACCAATACGGCTACGGGCTGTAGCGTTGTTGCACCGGCCCAACTGGAAGTACAACCGGCGCCTATCGCACCAAACCCAACCGACCTTGAAGAATGTGACTTCAACAACGATAATGTAACTACGTTCAACCTTCAGGATGCACTGGATGAGATCCAGGCGGCAATGGGAGGTACGGTAACCCTTACGATCCATGAGACGTCAGCGGATGCAAACTACCAGAACGGGACCAACCCGATCACTACGCACCTGAATGACTATACAAACATCGAGGCACAGACCACGGGAGGCATCCAGACGCTTTACATCCGTGTAAACTCAGCCACTACCTCATGTTTTGACGTAGTACCGCTACGCCTTGTGGTGCACCCCGTACCGGAAGCGACAGACCCACTTGAGGACTATGCGCTTTGCGACAACGGTGCCAGCGATACCGACGGGCAGGCGATCTTTGACCTTACCAGCTACCAGGCTATCGTGCTGAACACGATGAACCCTGCCCAGTTTACAGTAACGTACCATACCGGCCTTAGCAGCGCACAGCTAGGCACGCCTGCTATCGCTACCCCGGGCACACATACGTCAGCCACAGCTACAGTATACATCAGGGTAACGAACAACGCTACGGGCTGTTACGACATTGTACCACTAAACCTTGTAGTAAACCCACTACCGGTAGTAACGAACCCAACACCGCTGGTACTTTGTGACGAGCATAACTCCGGCGATGAGGTCGAGGAATTTGACCTTACCGCTAAGACAGACGAGATCACAGGAGGCGTAAACGGTTTAACCACCACGTTCCACACGAACCTTGCGGATGCAGAATCAGGTACCGGAGCAATCCCTAACCCTGAGACGTATGAAAATACCGGCTCCCCTGCGGTACAGCCCATCTTTGTAAGGGTAACCGATAATGTAACGGGCTGCTACCGTATCGTACTATTGGACATCCGTGTAGAGCCACTTCCGGTACTGGTAAGCCCAACGCTGGATGAACTGACCATATGCGATACCAACGGCTCAGGCTATGGTAATATTGACCTGGACGCGCTTGTAGCGAACATGGTCAACAATGGTGTAGGCTTAACAGTAGCCTTCTACCGCACACAGGATGATGCAGAAAGGGGCAACAACCCTATATTGAACACATCCGACTATGAGAACGTAACACCGGGCAGCCAGGTACTTTATGTGGTTGCTACCAATACGGTAACAGGATGCCGCTCTATAGTCTACCCGATCACGATCATCATTACCCGTGCGCCGATAGCAGTAACGCTAACCGACCTGACGGACTGTGATGATGAAGACAGCGACAATACCGACCACAGGAGGGTATTTGACCTGACTCAAAAAGATGCTGAAGTATACACCCAGACCGGAGTTGCCCCGGGCAGCTACACGATCGAGTATTTTACCAGTGAGGTGAATGCCCAGGCCGGAGCACCACGCATCACCACACCACAGAGCTACCGCGGCACCGACGGCGAGCAGGTATGGGTAAGGGTAAGTGTACCGGGCACGGACTGCTACCAGGTAAGCAGCTTTGAGCTGCATGTCAATGCGCCACAAGAGCTTGCCACCCCAACGGTGCTGATGCTGTGTGACGAGGCCCTTCCAAACGACGGCAAGACCGCCTTTGACCTTACGGCAATGAACGACTACATCCTGACGCCAACCGGCATCGGGGAAAGTAACATCGTAGAATACTTTGAAGACAGTGCCTATACCAGCCTGATCAGCCCTGCAAGCGCTTATACCAATACCTCAAACCCGCAAACGGTGTTTGTACGTGTTACCACGCCACAGGGTTGTGAGAGCTACAGCAGCGTAACGCTAAGGGTAGTGCCAAGGCCAACGCCAAACATAGCGCCAACACCACTGGAGCTTTGCGATACGAATGATGCCAACCTTGGCGACGGTATCGAGGTGTTTAACCTTGACCTTGCCAAACGCAACATACTGGGCGGGGATACCCAGAGCCAGGTGGCCTACTATACCACAGAAGCCGCCGCCGAAGCAGGCGACATTACCGCTGCAGAATACATCGGTACCCCAACAGCGTATACGAGTGTAACCCCATGGAACGATACGGTATATGTACGTGTAACGCGTACCGATACCCAGCCGGGCGCACCGGGCTGTGCAGAAGTTGTAGCCTTACCGCTTATCGTAAACCCACTGCCACCGGTATATGACAGCACCGGCGTAGTACCATTGTATGCGATCTGTAACGACCCGACGACCGGCTTTGAGACGTTCAACCTAATCGGTCATATAACCGACCTGCTAACCACTGCAGGTGTAAACCCTACCGATTATGCAATCAGGTTCTATAAAGACATGGCTGCCTATACGGCAGGTACGGCATTGCCGCACAACTATACCAACGTAACGGCAGGGCACCAGCAGATCCTGGTACATGTAACAGACAACACAACCCGTTGTGAGATACTGACAACACTTGAGCTTTATGCAGAGCAGGCAGCTGTAGCCAACCCTGTTACAAGCCCGGCTAACAGCCCAATGGTGGAATGTGACTATGACGGTACAAACGACGGCTTTACGGCCTTTGACCTTACCCCAGCAGGAGCAGAAGTACTGGGCACCCAGAACCCTGCACAATATACACTGGGCTACTACACCAGCCAGGCAGCAGCCGAGGCAGGCGATATCACGGCAGCGGAGTATATAGCAACGCCTGCAGCGTTTACCAATACGGTATACCTTGGGCAGACGATCTGGGTAAGGGTAACCAACACCAGCACGTTCTCACCATGCTATGCAGTAACAAGCTTTAACATCAGGGTAAGCTTGCTGCCAACACCAAACATTACCAGTGAAGACAACGATGATACCTTGTGTGTGGAATACAGCAGTGGCAACGTAAACAAACCGGTGTACCTGCATGCAGGCGACACCACGGCAGGCAACACCTACCAGTGGTACCTTAACGGTACGGCAGTAACCACGAACGGCACCTCAGAAAGGTACACAGCAACCGAAGAAGGCCTTTACACGGTAGAAGTATGGAATGCAGACAGCTGTATCTCAGATGCAGTGGCACCGTTTGAAGTATTCCTTTCAGGGCCGGCGGAAATCATTAATACAGGTTATGTGGTAAGCAACGCCTTTGGGGACAACCAGACGGTAACGGTACTTGTACAGGGCTATGGCGACTACCAGTACAGCCTTGCCCCTGAAGATGCAGACGGCAATGCCACGCCACTGGGCCCATGGCAGAACTCGAATGTATTTACTAATGTACCGCTGGGCTTCTTTACGGTATACGTTCGTGATGCGAACACCCTTGAGATCAACCCATGTGACATGCTAAGGATCCCGGGTGTAAGCGTAGTGGACTACCCTAAATACTTCACACCAAACGGCGATGGCATCAACGACTACTGGAACATCATCGGTCTTCAGGGCACGGGTGCAAGGATCTTTATCTTTGACCGTTACGGCAAGCTGATCAAACAGCTGAGCCCTGACAGCAGGACCGACAAAGGCCAGGGGTGGGACGGTACCTACAACGGTAACCCGTTACCGTCAGACGACTACTGGTTTACGGTTGAGTTCAACGAGAACGGCCATGCAAGGACCTTTAAGGCGCACTTTGCGATGAAGCGATAA